In a single window of the Streptomyces sp. NBC_00353 genome:
- a CDS encoding NUDIX domain-containing protein → MDELVERVDGQDRVLGVVVSRRQAIREGWLHRVAVTVCRDERGRILVHRRSEQRSRFPGLYEVVVGGAVDVGESYEQAAARELAEELGIPVLPRLLFTFLNRSGMSPHWLGVHEAVVPDAVVPDPDEVAWHGWLTEPELRPALLEWRFTPDSHEAFSRYLAFRTAQS, encoded by the coding sequence GTGGATGAACTGGTGGAGCGTGTCGACGGTCAAGATCGTGTGCTGGGGGTGGTGGTCAGCCGCCGGCAGGCCATCCGGGAGGGTTGGCTGCACCGGGTCGCCGTGACGGTGTGTCGTGATGAGCGTGGGCGGATCCTCGTCCACCGGCGGTCGGAGCAGCGGTCGCGCTTCCCCGGGCTCTACGAGGTCGTGGTCGGTGGCGCCGTGGATGTCGGCGAGTCCTATGAACAGGCCGCCGCGCGGGAGCTGGCTGAAGAGCTGGGCATTCCTGTGCTGCCGCGCTTGCTGTTCACGTTCCTCAACCGCAGCGGTATGAGCCCTCACTGGCTCGGCGTGCACGAAGCCGTGGTGCCGGATGCCGTGGTCCCCGATCCCGATGAGGTCGCCTGGCATGGCTGGCTGACGGAGCCGGAGCTGCGGCCGGCCCTGCTGGAGTGGCGCTTCACCCCCGACAGCCACGAAGCCTTCAGCCGGTATCTCGCGTTCCGGACCGCGCAGTCCTGA
- a CDS encoding ribokinase: protein MRDYDLLVVGSANADLVIGVERRPAPGETVLGSDLAVHPGGKGANQAVAAARLGARTALLARVGDDAHGRLLLESQRAAGVDTGGVQVGGAPTGVALITVDPSGDNSIVVSPGANARLTPGDIRAADGLLAGARVVSAQLEIPLETVAEVARTRPAGSRFVLNPSPPAPLPADVLAACDPLVVNEHEARFTLGDAAGPGPEDWARELLALGPRSVVVTLGAQGALVADGRTGTVVRVPSPRVDAVDTTGAGDAFTAALAWRLSLGEDLATAAAFAVRVGAAAVTREGAQASFPTAEEVSAL, encoded by the coding sequence CCGCGCCGGGCGAGACCGTGCTCGGTTCCGACCTTGCCGTCCACCCCGGCGGCAAGGGAGCCAACCAGGCCGTCGCCGCCGCCCGCCTCGGCGCCAGGACCGCGCTGCTCGCCAGAGTCGGCGACGACGCCCATGGTCGGCTGCTGCTGGAATCACAGCGCGCGGCCGGTGTCGATACCGGTGGCGTCCAGGTCGGCGGTGCGCCCACCGGCGTCGCGCTGATCACGGTGGACCCGTCGGGTGACAACAGCATCGTGGTTTCGCCCGGGGCCAACGCCCGGCTGACCCCCGGCGACATCCGGGCCGCCGACGGCCTGCTCGCCGGCGCCCGGGTCGTCTCGGCGCAGCTCGAGATCCCCCTGGAGACCGTGGCCGAGGTGGCACGCACCCGGCCCGCCGGTTCCCGGTTCGTACTGAATCCGTCGCCGCCCGCGCCGCTGCCCGCGGACGTACTCGCCGCCTGCGACCCGCTGGTGGTCAACGAGCACGAAGCCCGGTTCACGCTCGGCGACGCCGCGGGGCCGGGCCCCGAGGACTGGGCGCGGGAGCTTCTCGCGCTCGGCCCGCGGTCGGTGGTGGTCACGCTGGGTGCGCAGGGCGCACTGGTCGCCGACGGCCGTACGGGCACCGTGGTGCGGGTCCCGAGCCCCCGGGTCGACGCCGTGGACACCACCGGCGCCGGTGACGCCTTCACCGCCGCCCTCGCCTGGCGGCTCAGCCTGGGCGAGGACCTCGCGACGGCTGCCGCCTTCGCCGTGCGGGTGGGCGCCGCCGCCGTCACCAGGGAAGGCGCGCAGGCGTCCTTCCCGACCGCCGAGGAGGTCTCCGCGCTGTGA
- a CDS encoding helix-turn-helix domain-containing protein, whose amino-acid sequence MMDVDELSTVLAAVGPRLRALRRQRGITLADLAETTGISESTLSRLESGGRRPTLELLLPLAHAYGVPLDELVGAPRTGDPRVHLRPVRRSGMTFVPLSRRAGGMQAHKLVIPPSRQDTEPDLKIHEGHEWVYVLSGRLRLLLGDQDLVLKPGEVAEFDTHLPHWLGSADSDAVELLVLFGPQGERAHLRARAT is encoded by the coding sequence ATGATGGACGTGGACGAGCTGAGCACCGTACTGGCCGCTGTCGGGCCGCGACTGCGCGCACTGCGCAGGCAGCGCGGCATCACCCTGGCCGACCTGGCGGAGACGACCGGCATCTCGGAGAGCACGCTCTCGCGACTGGAGAGCGGCGGACGGCGGCCGACCCTGGAACTGTTGCTGCCACTGGCCCACGCCTACGGAGTGCCGCTCGACGAACTGGTCGGCGCACCGCGGACCGGGGACCCGCGCGTGCACCTTCGTCCGGTACGCCGATCCGGGATGACATTCGTGCCGCTGAGCCGCCGGGCCGGCGGAATGCAGGCGCACAAACTGGTGATCCCGCCCAGCCGACAGGACACCGAACCCGACCTGAAAATCCACGAGGGGCACGAATGGGTCTACGTGCTGAGCGGCCGGCTGAGGCTGCTTCTCGGAGACCAGGACCTGGTTCTCAAACCCGGTGAGGTGGCGGAGTTCGACACCCACCTGCCGCACTGGCTGGGATCTGCCGACTCCGATGCGGTCGAACTGCTCGTCCTCTTCGGCCCGCAGGGTGAACGTGCCCACTTGCGTGCCCGCGCGACCTGA
- the rbsD gene encoding D-ribose pyranase → MKKAGILNRHLAGALAELGHGDRVLVCDAGMPVPAGPRVVDLAFRAGIPSFADVLEGLLDELVIEGATAAREVREANPAAARLLAGCLPDLELVAHDELKALSAGARLVVRTGEARPYANVLLRCGVFF, encoded by the coding sequence GTGAAGAAGGCAGGAATCCTCAACCGTCATCTGGCCGGGGCACTGGCCGAACTGGGCCATGGCGACAGGGTCCTCGTCTGCGACGCGGGCATGCCCGTCCCGGCCGGTCCGCGCGTCGTCGACCTGGCCTTCCGCGCCGGGATCCCTTCCTTCGCCGACGTGCTCGAAGGGCTGCTGGACGAGCTGGTGATCGAGGGCGCCACGGCCGCACGCGAGGTGCGGGAGGCGAATCCTGCGGCCGCCCGGCTGCTGGCAGGGTGCCTCCCCGATCTGGAGCTGGTCGCACACGACGAGCTCAAGGCGCTGTCGGCAGGGGCGCGGCTGGTGGTACGTACCGGAGAGGCGCGGCCCTACGCGAACGTGCTGCTGCGCTGCGGCGTCTTCTTCTGA
- a CDS encoding ABC transporter substrate-binding protein, producing MYTLLGADGLPYPSAAPGTLGGHRRGRLYGRLDCPSALRALAGGHYVAHRVFFADETTAITAGYRPCAVCLPATYARWKQNRESASAMDTIEERKQDSSPLIPASDLAEHGDLPLPSPHTEAELAALMGLLKYPGSRIETVSVGHSRDDASRAAAETFSTAWRAGGGTVLATVDWPESAASWLRPATRLTSETPDAWVVAAAPLGFAQLARRLRRSTDWAPARTVAFASLQDARLLALAGEDVLDGLRGASADGGTWNVRHGW from the coding sequence ATGTACACCCTGCTCGGCGCGGACGGACTGCCGTACCCGAGTGCAGCTCCTGGCACGCTCGGAGGGCACCGGCGCGGACGTCTGTACGGCCGGCTCGACTGCCCCTCCGCCCTGCGGGCCCTCGCCGGTGGTCACTACGTCGCGCATCGGGTCTTCTTTGCGGACGAGACCACCGCGATCACGGCCGGATACCGGCCTTGCGCGGTGTGCCTGCCCGCGACGTACGCCCGCTGGAAACAGAACCGGGAGAGTGCCTCAGCCATGGACACCATCGAGGAGCGGAAGCAGGACAGCTCACCTCTGATCCCCGCCTCGGATCTCGCCGAACACGGCGACCTGCCGCTACCGTCCCCGCACACCGAGGCCGAACTCGCCGCACTCATGGGGCTGCTGAAGTACCCCGGGTCCCGCATCGAGACCGTGTCCGTCGGCCACAGCCGCGACGACGCGTCCCGGGCAGCGGCCGAAACCTTCAGCACCGCCTGGCGGGCCGGCGGAGGAACGGTCCTGGCCACGGTCGACTGGCCCGAGTCGGCGGCTTCCTGGCTGCGCCCCGCGACGAGGCTGACCAGTGAGACACCTGACGCCTGGGTCGTCGCAGCCGCCCCGCTCGGCTTCGCCCAACTGGCCCGTCGCCTGCGCCGGAGCACCGATTGGGCCCCTGCCCGTACGGTTGCCTTCGCCTCACTCCAGGACGCCCGCCTGCTCGCGCTCGCCGGAGAAGACGTCCTGGACGGCCTGCGCGGCGCGAGCGCCGACGGCGGCACGTGGAACGTACGCCACGGCTGGTGA
- a CDS encoding helix-turn-helix domain-containing protein — MLQALGLGAAEGAVYTALLPRPSASAQDLARQTGLERAEIARVLRDLAARGLVAVVSEAGGETLDPTGPGVNGGTTTRYRLTPPSVALAPLLVEQRNALQRAETAFSMLTEQYRSAAAHPAGSVVEVVVGVEQVAHRFHQLQLGAQRELLVFLVGAPTAVPREDTDMAESSALDRGVEFRVVATQDYLDGHEVAPDMRAAITAGLELRLVETLPLKMVVSDRERAMVPLDVAGPCGEPSAIVVHRSGLLTALVHLFEKEWDQARPLHPTTTGVRVQAAAEQWPTEGELEVLSLLLAGVSDRRAASQLGVSIRTVERRTRRLMDLAGADSRLQLGWHAARAGWL, encoded by the coding sequence ATGCTGCAGGCACTGGGACTGGGCGCAGCCGAAGGAGCCGTCTACACCGCTCTGCTGCCCCGGCCGTCCGCCTCTGCCCAGGACCTCGCCCGGCAGACCGGACTGGAGCGAGCCGAGATCGCCCGCGTCCTGCGCGACCTGGCGGCACGCGGCCTCGTTGCGGTGGTCTCCGAGGCAGGCGGCGAGACACTCGATCCCACCGGCCCGGGAGTCAACGGCGGAACCACCACCCGGTACCGGCTCACGCCACCGTCCGTGGCCCTCGCCCCGCTCCTCGTCGAACAGCGCAACGCGCTGCAGCGGGCGGAGACCGCCTTCTCGATGCTCACCGAGCAGTATCGGAGCGCCGCCGCACATCCCGCGGGCAGCGTCGTGGAGGTGGTCGTCGGTGTGGAGCAGGTCGCCCACCGGTTCCACCAGCTGCAGCTCGGCGCGCAGCGGGAGTTGCTCGTGTTCCTTGTGGGCGCGCCGACCGCGGTACCGCGCGAGGACACCGACATGGCGGAGAGTTCCGCGCTGGACCGCGGGGTCGAGTTCCGGGTCGTGGCCACCCAGGACTACCTCGACGGGCACGAGGTGGCACCGGACATGCGGGCGGCCATCACAGCAGGGCTGGAACTCCGCCTCGTCGAGACCTTGCCACTGAAGATGGTTGTATCGGACCGGGAGCGCGCCATGGTGCCTCTGGACGTGGCCGGTCCTTGTGGCGAGCCGAGCGCCATCGTGGTGCACCGCAGCGGTCTCCTCACGGCCCTGGTGCACCTGTTCGAGAAGGAATGGGACCAGGCCCGGCCGCTGCACCCCACTACCACGGGTGTACGGGTGCAGGCGGCAGCGGAGCAGTGGCCGACCGAGGGCGAACTTGAAGTCCTGTCCCTGCTGTTGGCGGGGGTCTCCGACCGGCGTGCGGCTTCCCAGCTCGGCGTCTCAATCCGGACCGTGGAACGGCGAACGCGCCGCCTGATGGACCTTGCGGGAGCGGATTCCCGCCTGCAGCTCGGCTGGCACGCCGCCCGAGCGGGCTGGCTGTGA
- a CDS encoding PP2C family protein-serine/threonine phosphatase — translation MLRTHAKKPRSSVEAIAPPSEAEVVLVVASVTLLVVILGVLSESPVWLLGLLVFLPGAASALCTVRQTKFVFAWTELVVIVTMLVRHGDGRPWLDRILMILLTLVLGAASVYACHRRINREQEMLRLRSTAAAMQRHILRPLPMLTDDVLVNGVYEPVQEDRLVGGDIYDVVDSPWGTRVLIGDVQGKGLPAVGAAFAVIGAFRATAHREPTLTALVDALDASVVRHNSYAAQTGDDERFVTALILNIDAGAEAQAINCGHVLPQVLQEATVTTPALTSGVPLGLAELADEPATVDWFVFPPGATLLLTTDGLTETRAPDGVFYPLTESLTRRVSLSPTDLPRALYDDARAFAGGGGQHDDVAVLTVRRSPTR, via the coding sequence GTGCTCCGTACGCACGCGAAGAAGCCGAGGAGTTCGGTCGAGGCCATCGCACCGCCGAGCGAGGCCGAAGTGGTGCTCGTCGTCGCCTCGGTGACCCTGCTGGTGGTGATTCTGGGGGTCCTGTCGGAGTCCCCGGTGTGGCTTCTTGGGCTTCTCGTGTTCCTTCCGGGGGCGGCGTCAGCACTGTGCACCGTTCGCCAGACGAAGTTCGTGTTCGCCTGGACCGAACTCGTCGTCATCGTCACCATGCTGGTGCGGCACGGGGACGGTCGGCCGTGGCTCGACAGGATCCTCATGATCCTGCTCACCCTCGTCCTGGGTGCGGCCTCCGTCTACGCATGCCACCGCCGCATCAACCGTGAGCAGGAGATGCTTCGGCTGCGCTCCACTGCGGCCGCGATGCAGCGTCACATCCTGCGCCCCCTACCCATGCTCACTGACGACGTCCTGGTGAACGGCGTGTACGAGCCCGTGCAGGAGGACCGCCTGGTCGGCGGAGACATCTACGACGTCGTCGACTCACCGTGGGGGACCCGGGTTCTGATCGGCGACGTCCAGGGAAAGGGCCTCCCGGCGGTTGGCGCCGCATTCGCCGTCATCGGCGCATTCCGTGCGACGGCCCACCGGGAGCCCACTCTGACCGCGCTTGTCGACGCCCTGGACGCCTCCGTCGTCCGGCACAACTCCTATGCCGCGCAGACCGGCGACGACGAACGGTTCGTCACCGCGCTCATCCTCAACATCGACGCGGGCGCGGAAGCGCAGGCCATCAACTGCGGTCACGTCCTGCCACAGGTGCTGCAGGAAGCCACCGTGACGACACCGGCCCTCACATCCGGTGTCCCTCTCGGTCTCGCCGAGCTCGCAGACGAACCCGCGACGGTCGACTGGTTCGTCTTTCCGCCCGGCGCAACCTTGCTCCTGACCACGGACGGACTCACCGAGACCCGCGCCCCGGACGGTGTGTTCTACCCCCTCACCGAAAGCCTCACCCGACGCGTATCGCTCTCGCCCACCGACCTGCCGCGTGCGCTCTACGACGACGCGCGTGCGTTCGCCGGGGGCGGCGGCCAGCACGACGACGTAGCGGTGCTGACTGTGCGACGGTCACCGACCCGCTGA
- a CDS encoding SDR family NAD(P)-dependent oxidoreductase translates to MHQKLTGQVALVTGGSRGMGAAIAVRLAADGADVAFSYAADPEKGKKTLAAIEATGRRGLAVKADQADPRRAQHLVRQVADHFGRLDILVNNAGVHVTGKVDAPDRDQSAFDRQLAINLQAVVSTVVAAAPLLTEGGRIVSIASNGSATTSVPFPGLSDYLATKAAVVTYTKGWARDLAPRGITVNAIQPGAIDTDMNPADAEDASLVTSLTPMGRFGRPEEIAAAVSFLVGPEAAFITGASLPVDGGFSC, encoded by the coding sequence ATGCATCAGAAGCTCACAGGCCAAGTCGCCCTGGTAACAGGCGGATCGCGCGGGATGGGGGCAGCCATTGCCGTCAGGCTCGCGGCTGATGGCGCCGACGTGGCATTCAGTTATGCGGCCGACCCTGAGAAGGGCAAGAAGACCCTCGCGGCCATCGAAGCGACCGGCCGTCGCGGATTGGCTGTCAAGGCCGACCAGGCCGACCCCAGACGAGCACAGCATCTTGTCCGCCAGGTCGCCGATCACTTCGGTCGACTCGACATCCTTGTCAATAATGCGGGAGTGCACGTCACGGGAAAAGTCGACGCGCCGGATCGCGACCAGAGCGCATTCGACCGCCAGTTGGCCATCAACCTTCAAGCGGTTGTCAGTACGGTGGTCGCTGCGGCGCCCCTCCTGACGGAGGGCGGGCGGATCGTCTCCATCGCCTCCAATGGATCCGCCACCACCAGCGTGCCCTTCCCCGGTCTCTCCGACTATCTGGCGACGAAGGCTGCGGTCGTCACCTACACCAAGGGCTGGGCGCGCGATCTCGCCCCACGCGGCATCACCGTCAACGCGATTCAGCCCGGCGCGATAGACACCGATATGAACCCGGCTGATGCGGAAGATGCCTCGCTCGTCACGTCACTCACCCCGATGGGGCGGTTCGGGCGCCCCGAGGAGATTGCCGCCGCCGTCTCCTTCCTCGTCGGGCCGGAGGCTGCATTCATCACCGGAGCCAGCCTTCCGGTCGACGGCGGTTTCAGCTGCTGA
- a CDS encoding helix-turn-helix transcriptional regulator: MSEQRNTELGDFLRSRRAALTPAELDIPTYGTVRRVPGLRREEVALLAGVSVNYYARIEQGESHQISESVMEAIANALRLKDNERLHLLRLASPGQFAHRDPGPEKIRDSLLALVGSNSEQAALIVGRHMDLLGANRLGYALFGLTQGQRANLAKQVILEPAMRDLMVNWADQVRNVAAYLRMATADLSDDTQLAELIGELSIKSSEFARFWAAHPVSKCTHGVYEIDHPMVGRLTLNEEPLELGENSGQRVIFLGAAHGSDSAQRLRLLDSLIS, translated from the coding sequence ATGAGCGAGCAGCGAAACACGGAACTCGGCGACTTCCTGCGGTCGCGGCGGGCGGCGCTGACCCCCGCCGAGTTGGATATTCCGACATACGGGACAGTTCGACGTGTTCCGGGCCTGCGGCGCGAGGAGGTGGCTTTGCTCGCGGGTGTGAGTGTGAACTACTACGCCCGCATCGAGCAAGGGGAAAGCCACCAAATTTCCGAATCGGTAATGGAAGCGATCGCCAACGCGCTGCGCCTCAAAGACAACGAGCGACTTCACCTGCTGCGTCTGGCCTCGCCCGGGCAATTCGCCCATCGGGACCCCGGGCCCGAAAAGATCCGCGACTCACTGCTCGCACTAGTCGGGAGCAACAGCGAGCAAGCGGCACTGATCGTCGGACGACATATGGACCTGCTCGGCGCGAACCGGCTCGGCTATGCGCTCTTCGGCCTCACTCAGGGGCAGCGGGCCAACCTGGCCAAACAGGTGATCCTCGAACCGGCGATGCGCGACCTCATGGTCAACTGGGCCGACCAGGTCCGCAATGTGGCCGCCTACCTGCGAATGGCCACCGCTGACCTGTCTGACGATACTCAGCTCGCGGAGTTGATCGGCGAGCTGAGCATCAAGAGTTCGGAGTTCGCCCGATTCTGGGCCGCCCACCCAGTCAGTAAATGCACGCACGGAGTTTACGAGATCGACCACCCCATGGTCGGCCGCCTGACTCTGAACGAGGAACCCTTGGAATTGGGGGAGAACTCCGGGCAACGCGTCATCTTCCTCGGCGCCGCACACGGCTCCGATTCTGCGCAACGCCTGCGACTGCTGGACTCCCTGATCTCTTAG
- a CDS encoding NAD(P)/FAD-dependent oxidoreductase codes for MDETEKNSLTEADAVVDVVVVGGGVAGLSGALTLARSRRSVLVVDSGEPRNAPASGVHGLLSRDGIAPRELLRAGREEVIGYGGGVVSDRVVAVRRDGERFVVDTARGRSYGARRLLVTTGLVDELPDVSGLRERWGRDVLHCPYCHGWEVRDAPIGVLADGPAAVHQALLFRQLSADVTLFLHTGDDPGEEQWEQLAARGISVVDGEVAALEVSDDRLSAVRLSSGLRVPVRALVVAPRFDTRGEVLAGLGLTAVEHPMGVGSYMQSDASGFTGVAGVWVAGNVTDLLGGVPAAAASGVQAAAAINADLVAADTDAAVARRKETRFVDAFSPDAEAAGCERTLGNRRHGLDMLLHPGHPTGR; via the coding sequence ATGGATGAGACGGAGAAGAACAGCCTCACTGAGGCAGATGCTGTTGTAGATGTCGTGGTCGTCGGAGGTGGGGTCGCCGGGCTGTCCGGTGCTCTGACGTTGGCGCGTTCCCGGCGGTCGGTGCTGGTGGTCGACTCCGGGGAGCCGCGCAACGCGCCCGCATCCGGGGTTCATGGGCTGTTGTCGCGCGACGGAATCGCGCCGCGTGAGCTGCTGCGGGCGGGTCGGGAGGAGGTCATCGGTTACGGCGGGGGGGTCGTGTCGGACAGGGTGGTGGCCGTCCGCCGTGACGGCGAACGGTTCGTCGTGGACACCGCCAGGGGCCGGAGCTACGGTGCACGGCGGCTGCTGGTGACCACCGGGCTGGTGGACGAGCTCCCCGATGTCTCCGGCCTGCGGGAGCGGTGGGGTCGCGATGTGCTGCACTGCCCGTACTGCCATGGGTGGGAGGTGCGCGATGCGCCGATCGGAGTGCTGGCCGACGGGCCTGCCGCAGTGCATCAGGCGCTGCTGTTCCGCCAGTTGTCGGCGGACGTGACTCTCTTCCTGCACACCGGAGACGACCCGGGCGAGGAGCAGTGGGAGCAGTTGGCCGCTCGCGGAATCAGCGTGGTCGACGGAGAGGTCGCCGCTCTCGAAGTGAGCGACGACCGCCTGTCGGCTGTGCGGCTCTCCTCCGGCCTGCGGGTACCGGTGCGGGCTCTGGTGGTGGCGCCCCGGTTCGACACCCGTGGCGAGGTGCTCGCGGGCCTCGGGCTGACTGCGGTGGAGCACCCCATGGGAGTGGGGAGTTACATGCAATCGGACGCGAGCGGGTTCACCGGTGTCGCCGGGGTGTGGGTCGCCGGAAACGTCACCGACCTGTTGGGCGGAGTCCCTGCCGCCGCGGCCTCCGGAGTACAGGCCGCAGCGGCGATCAACGCCGATCTCGTGGCCGCCGACACCGATGCCGCGGTGGCGCGCCGGAAGGAGACGCGGTTCGTCGATGCCTTCAGCCCGGATGCTGAGGCAGCCGGCTGCGAGCGCACCCTCGGGAATCGCCGCCATGGACTCGACATGCTGCTCCACCCGGGTCACCCCACCGGTCGGTGA